The following are encoded together in the Candidatus Methylomirabilis oxygeniifera genome:
- the ppa gene encoding Inorganic pyrophosphatase (Pyrophosphate phospho-hydrolase) (PPase) (Evidence 2a : Function of homologous gene experimentally demonstrated in an other organism; PubMedId : 9304784; Product type e : enzyme), which produces MNYKGLPIGEGAPVIVNTVVEIPSGSSNKYEYDVNLGVFRLDRVLYSPVHYPADYGFIPGTLGQDGDPLDILILISRPTFPGCLVEARPVGMLDMVDDKGVDEKILAVANGDPRYQRIEELTGVEPHVLKEIEHFFNVYKELEGRTSLTSGWLGRGAAHERIETYRLR; this is translated from the coding sequence GTGAACTACAAAGGCTTGCCGATCGGCGAGGGCGCGCCGGTCATCGTGAATACGGTGGTCGAGATCCCCTCGGGATCAAGCAACAAGTACGAGTACGACGTCAATCTGGGCGTGTTCAGGCTGGATCGCGTGCTGTACTCGCCGGTACACTATCCGGCCGACTACGGTTTTATTCCCGGCACGCTCGGCCAGGACGGCGACCCGCTCGACATCCTGATCCTGATCTCGCGGCCTACCTTCCCCGGATGCCTGGTCGAAGCTCGACCCGTCGGGATGCTGGACATGGTCGACGATAAGGGTGTCGATGAGAAGATCCTGGCCGTGGCCAACGGCGACCCACGCTATCAGCGGATTGAGGAGCTTACCGGCGTGGAGCCCCATGTATTGAAAGAGATCGAGCACTTCTTCAACGTCTACAAAGAGCTGGAAGGGCGAACGAGCCTGACATCCGGTTGGCTGGGTCGAGGCGCAGCCCATGAGCGCATCGAAACCTACCGCCTCAGATAG
- a CDS encoding Major facilitator family transporter yields MSASKPTASDSQRAGLFGLSRNVVALGLVSMLTDVSSEMIYPLLPLFLTNVLGAGQTFVGLVEGIAESAASLTKLLSGWLSDRLGRRKGLVVVGYALSTVARPLVALTLAPWHVLIVRFTDRLGKGLRTSPRDALIAASTDVAIRGRAYGFHRSMDHLGAVGGPALAFALLLILGDQLRTLFLLAAIPGILSIFILILHVRESPVGGAVISKVTPGVWRPNRQLTRFLLVVTLFTLGNSSDAFLLLRAQEVGVAAAHLPLLWMFFSLVKAMTGLPGGILSDLRGRRGAIIAGWLVYALAYLGFGVAGQPWHIWVLLGFYGLYFGLTEGGERALIADLVPQDRQASAFGLFHFCVGIAALPSSLLMGYLYQTLGAGPAFTVGAALAGLSAILLLLLLHPGSPQT; encoded by the coding sequence ATGAGCGCATCGAAACCTACCGCCTCAGATAGTCAGAGGGCCGGCCTGTTCGGCCTCAGCCGCAACGTCGTAGCCCTTGGACTGGTCAGCATGCTGACCGATGTCAGCTCTGAGATGATCTATCCGCTGTTGCCGCTGTTTTTGACCAACGTGCTGGGGGCGGGCCAGACCTTTGTGGGGCTGGTGGAGGGGATCGCCGAGAGCGCAGCCAGCCTGACCAAGCTGCTGTCAGGGTGGCTGTCGGATCGGCTGGGTCGGCGCAAGGGGCTGGTCGTCGTCGGCTACGCGCTGTCTACCGTCGCCCGCCCTCTTGTCGCGTTGACCTTGGCGCCGTGGCATGTCTTGATAGTCCGATTCACGGACCGCCTAGGCAAAGGCCTCCGCACCTCGCCGCGGGACGCCCTTATCGCCGCCTCCACCGATGTAGCCATTCGCGGAAGGGCCTACGGCTTCCATCGCTCGATGGACCACCTGGGGGCGGTCGGCGGCCCGGCATTGGCTTTTGCGCTCCTGCTGATCCTGGGCGATCAACTTCGGACGCTCTTTCTGCTGGCCGCGATCCCCGGCATCCTCTCGATCTTTATCCTGATCCTACACGTACGCGAGAGCCCGGTCGGCGGCGCGGTAATCTCCAAAGTAACACCGGGCGTCTGGCGCCCAAACAGACAACTCACGCGCTTCCTGCTGGTGGTCACGCTGTTTACTCTGGGAAACTCCAGCGACGCCTTCCTCCTGCTGCGCGCGCAGGAGGTCGGGGTCGCAGCCGCCCACCTGCCGCTGCTCTGGATGTTCTTCAGCCTGGTGAAAGCGATGACGGGGTTACCGGGCGGGATCCTTTCGGACCTTCGAGGCAGGCGGGGCGCCATCATCGCGGGATGGCTGGTCTACGCGTTGGCCTATCTGGGTTTTGGTGTTGCCGGCCAGCCCTGGCATATCTGGGTGCTCTTGGGCTTCTATGGCCTGTACTTCGGGCTGACCGAAGGCGGCGAACGGGCGCTTATCGCCGATCTGGTTCCCCAGGATCGCCAAGCCTCCGCATTCGGCCTCTTCCACTTCTGCGTCGGGATCGCGGCCCTCCCCAGCAGTCTGCTGATGGGCTACTTGTATCAGACCTTGGGCGCGGGGCCGGCGTTTACCGTCGGCGCCGCCTTGGCCGGCCTTTCAGCCATTCTGCTCCTTCTCCTGCTCCACCCCGGATCTCCTCAGACGTGA
- the cbbP gene encoding Phosphoribulokinase (Phosphopentokinase) (PRKase) (PRK) (Evidence 2a : Function of homologous gene experimentally demonstrated in an other organism; Product type e : enzyme), protein MSKKHPVIAVTGSSGAGTTFVKRAFENIFRREEITSAIIEGDSFHSVTRAQFKERSAVEHNFSHFGPEANDFHALEALFKSYGEAGVGKKRYYLHNAKEAAFHCKRLADAGVTCNADSGEFTPWEDIESNTDILFYEGLHGLVKDISPDQKYGGYDVAQYVDLGIGVVPSVNLEWIQKIHRDHAERGYSPEATVDTIMRRMPDYINHLTPQFSRTHVNFQRVPTVDTSNPFIARDIPSADESFVVIRFVDPKRFGVDFPTLLVMINGSFISRRNTIVVPGGKMVLAMELILAPIVHIMIENKLKA, encoded by the coding sequence ATGTCCAAAAAGCATCCAGTGATTGCAGTTACCGGCTCATCTGGGGCGGGCACTACCTTTGTTAAACGTGCGTTTGAAAACATTTTCCGCCGCGAGGAAATTACCTCCGCGATTATTGAAGGTGATAGCTTCCACAGCGTAACCCGCGCGCAATTTAAGGAACGCTCTGCGGTTGAACACAATTTCAGCCACTTCGGTCCGGAAGCCAACGACTTCCACGCACTCGAAGCGCTCTTCAAGAGCTACGGTGAAGCGGGGGTTGGCAAAAAGCGTTACTACTTGCATAACGCAAAAGAAGCGGCATTCCATTGCAAGCGCTTGGCGGACGCGGGTGTTACCTGTAACGCTGATTCAGGTGAATTTACCCCATGGGAAGACATTGAAAGCAACACCGACATCCTATTCTATGAAGGCTTGCACGGTTTGGTGAAAGACATTTCCCCAGATCAAAAATACGGCGGCTATGATGTGGCCCAGTACGTTGACCTTGGCATCGGGGTAGTGCCTAGCGTCAACTTGGAATGGATTCAAAAAATCCACCGTGACCACGCTGAGCGCGGCTATTCGCCCGAAGCAACGGTGGACACCATCATGCGCCGGATGCCGGACTACATTAACCATCTGACCCCGCAATTCTCACGCACCCACGTCAACTTCCAGCGCGTGCCTACCGTGGATACCTCCAACCCGTTCATCGCGCGCGATATCCCTTCCGCAGATGAGAGCTTTGTGGTAATTCGCTTTGTTGATCCGAAACGTTTTGGGGTTGATTTCCCGACCCTGTTGGTGATGATCAACGGCTCATTCATCTCACGCCGTAACACCATCGTGGTTCCTGGCGGCAAGATGGTCTTGGCAATGGAACTGATCTTAGCCCCGATCGTCCACATCATGATCGAGAACAAGCTCAAGGCGTAA
- a CDS encoding Cobyrinic acid a,c-diamide synthase (fragment) — protein sequence MDEVLYGIKSGEGVRSRSELARDRFLTVRDLLPLSQELLFGLFYLP from the coding sequence ATGGACGAGGTGTTGTACGGTATCAAGAGTGGTGAAGGGGTCCGGTCGAGGAGCGAGCTGGCGCGGGATCGGTTTCTCACTGTCCGGGACTTACTTCCCCTCTCCCAAGAGCTTCTTTTCGGCCTTTTCTATCTCCCGTGA
- a CDS encoding exported protein of unknown function (Evidence 5 : No homology to any previously reported sequences): protein MKKILTFTGAVMSALLSSTWAFAQYQPPVIPTVPTISDIQSGVEQKATKRLEKAEGKTKEAIERAEEKSKKTADKATMKAEQAEKKAQQEMEKAAAKAEQQKRKAETKAIQTQEKAKEKTEKALDAATGRVEKAGTKTSREIEKAEKKLLGEGK from the coding sequence ATGAAAAAGATTCTCACATTTACCGGCGCTGTTATGAGCGCGCTACTATCCAGCACGTGGGCCTTTGCCCAATACCAACCGCCCGTTATCCCAACGGTACCGACGATTTCGGACATTCAGTCCGGGGTTGAACAAAAGGCGACGAAGAGATTAGAGAAAGCAGAAGGAAAGACCAAAGAGGCCATAGAGAGGGCGGAGGAGAAGTCGAAGAAAACAGCCGACAAGGCGACCATGAAAGCTGAGCAAGCAGAGAAAAAAGCCCAGCAGGAGATGGAGAAGGCGGCGGCGAAGGCCGAGCAGCAGAAGCGTAAAGCGGAGACCAAGGCGATCCAGACACAGGAGAAAGCTAAGGAAAAGACAGAGAAGGCACTTGATGCAGCCACGGGGCGCGTAGAGAAAGCCGGCACGAAGACCTCACGGGAGATAGAAAAGGCCGAAAAGAAGCTCTTGGGAGAGGGGAAGTAA
- a CDS encoding protein of unknown function (Evidence 5 : No homology to any previously reported sequences) translates to MRLPVRSQDESSIVFTEFLRVGIATSIPFISVLGELDGGTQFIIVRRGSQGMGFLGQFTRFGGRELRCSV, encoded by the coding sequence ATGAGACTACCCGTAAGGAGTCAAGATGAAAGCAGTATCGTGTTCACAGAATTCTTAAGGGTGGGGATTGCAACGAGCATCCCGTTCATCTCAGTGCTTGGAGAACTCGATGGAGGTACGCAATTTATAATAGTGCGTCGAGGATCGCAAGGAATGGGATTCCTGGGACAATTTACCCGGTTCGGTGGTCGAGAACTCCGGTGCTCGGTATAG
- a CDS encoding putative Histidine kinase (Evidence 3 : Function proposed based on presence of conserved amino acid motif, structural feature or limited homology; Product type pe : putative enzyme) translates to MDQLVKSLFTIIGGSSGMRSSDPDQLLGTVLDEVLKAVDDAVLGWICLVRDLSDHVNRSAVTALPQDSIYLAAVRHIGKETPAPAAVACPDCSCRRFLAGADSPPKHTIIDHCPHPTLSEPLTGAHACVSLFAQDRPIGVLNVAKAGSASFSDSERLFLQTVASQLSAVLETAGLIGETQVRLKETQTLLEVTHSANSTLDLQEAIRRIARAVARVVAADTAGAYLLDSHDRYLVPFAGYHLPKHLLEPLNKTWIPVKGFQFVEEAFTTKAAVYADNTDTDTRLDHSVFRVFSAKSGLFVPMLAKDRIVGGFFVIWWTHEHHFTKDEVRLVDVIARQTAIAIENAKLFEESRTHAQAAKASEEKYRLLAEHVRDVIYALDAEGQFTYVNTRVMEILGYTPEELLGHPYTDILTPTSQRQVLEIFAGAVTGNDPIGFCELDMVKKEDAVLVPFEIGMVTIRDALGRLIGWHGIARDVTERKQLEQQLLRAEKLRALGEMASGVAHNFNNVLGAILGRAQILRRAVQDPEAQRGLDAIEKAALDGANMIRRLQHFTRQRRDEEFFPVDLNQAVKDVLAMTETKWKDEANLAGTTIEVITGYGKISSVMGNISELREVLTNLILNAVEAMPYGGTLGLKTEEIDGWICASVSDTGIGMTDDVKSKVFDPFFTTKGVKGTGLGLNVSYGIIRGHHGEIAVQSRPGQGTTVSIRLPISSELRSIPQPTPSPSVKAGHILVIDDDDLVRELLSELLRAAGHTVVQAGGGLEGIRLFQQGSFHLVLTDLGMPECSGWEVASTIKKIAPRTPIVLITGWALTLDRTKLREAGIDLVLNKPFQIVDVMALVAEGLELREKI, encoded by the coding sequence ATGGACCAACTGGTCAAGAGTCTCTTTACCATAATAGGCGGTTCGTCCGGGATGCGGTCTTCCGACCCCGACCAGCTCCTCGGAACCGTTCTGGATGAGGTCCTGAAGGCGGTTGACGATGCGGTCCTTGGCTGGATCTGCCTGGTCCGCGATCTCTCGGACCATGTAAACCGATCTGCCGTCACAGCGTTGCCGCAGGACTCAATCTATCTTGCGGCCGTACGGCACATCGGTAAAGAGACTCCTGCGCCTGCCGCCGTCGCCTGCCCGGACTGCTCCTGCCGTCGGTTTCTCGCCGGCGCCGATTCGCCACCCAAGCACACCATCATCGATCATTGTCCGCATCCAACCTTATCCGAGCCGTTGACCGGCGCTCACGCGTGCGTCTCCCTTTTTGCGCAGGATCGGCCGATCGGTGTGCTGAATGTCGCGAAGGCTGGGTCTGCGTCCTTCTCTGATAGTGAACGATTGTTCCTCCAGACTGTCGCGAGCCAACTGAGCGCCGTGCTGGAAACCGCCGGCCTGATCGGTGAGACGCAGGTCAGACTCAAAGAGACGCAGACACTGCTCGAAGTGACTCACTCCGCCAATTCCACCCTCGATCTGCAAGAGGCTATCCGACGTATCGCGCGAGCAGTCGCTCGTGTGGTTGCGGCCGATACTGCAGGCGCTTATCTGTTGGACAGCCATGACAGATATCTCGTTCCGTTTGCGGGCTATCATCTGCCGAAACACCTTTTAGAGCCGCTCAACAAAACATGGATTCCCGTCAAAGGATTTCAATTTGTTGAAGAAGCATTTACGACAAAGGCGGCCGTCTATGCCGATAATACCGACACAGACACTCGATTGGATCATTCGGTCTTTCGCGTATTTTCTGCTAAATCAGGTCTTTTTGTTCCGATGCTCGCGAAGGATAGGATCGTAGGCGGGTTCTTCGTCATCTGGTGGACACATGAGCATCACTTTACTAAAGACGAGGTGCGTTTGGTTGATGTCATCGCTCGACAGACTGCGATCGCCATCGAGAACGCCAAACTGTTTGAAGAGTCTCGCACACATGCTCAGGCTGCTAAGGCCTCAGAGGAGAAGTATCGACTGTTGGCTGAACACGTCCGCGACGTGATCTATGCGTTGGACGCTGAGGGGCAATTTACGTACGTCAATACTCGAGTCATGGAAATACTCGGCTACACGCCGGAAGAGTTGTTGGGCCACCCGTATACGGACATCCTTACGCCGACAAGCCAGCGCCAGGTCCTGGAAATCTTTGCTGGGGCAGTCACAGGCAATGATCCGATCGGCTTCTGTGAGCTTGATATGGTGAAGAAAGAGGACGCCGTGTTGGTTCCGTTCGAGATCGGCATGGTGACGATTCGGGATGCTTTGGGCCGGCTGATCGGCTGGCATGGGATCGCGCGGGACGTGACAGAACGGAAGCAGTTAGAACAGCAGCTTCTTCGGGCCGAAAAGCTCCGAGCCCTGGGTGAAATGGCGTCCGGGGTCGCCCATAATTTTAACAATGTCCTGGGCGCCATCCTGGGGCGGGCTCAAATCCTTCGTCGGGCGGTCCAGGATCCGGAGGCACAGCGGGGGCTCGATGCGATTGAAAAGGCGGCACTGGATGGGGCCAATATGATCCGTCGCCTTCAGCACTTCACACGCCAACGGCGAGACGAAGAGTTCTTCCCGGTGGATCTTAACCAGGCGGTCAAGGACGTGCTGGCCATGACCGAGACCAAGTGGAAGGATGAGGCCAATCTCGCCGGAACAACGATCGAGGTGATAACCGGCTACGGTAAGATCTCCTCTGTCATGGGCAATATCTCAGAACTCCGGGAGGTCCTGACCAATCTGATCTTGAACGCCGTCGAGGCGATGCCGTACGGCGGCACGCTCGGCTTAAAGACTGAAGAGATCGATGGGTGGATCTGCGCCAGCGTATCCGATACGGGAATCGGGATGACCGACGATGTGAAGTCGAAGGTGTTCGATCCGTTCTTTACCACGAAGGGGGTCAAGGGGACCGGACTGGGACTCAATGTGTCGTATGGAATCATCAGAGGACATCATGGCGAGATCGCTGTGCAGAGCCGACCCGGGCAGGGTACGACCGTATCGATCAGGCTGCCGATTTCCTCCGAACTCCGATCGATTCCACAGCCCACACCGTCGCCATCCGTCAAAGCGGGACACATCCTGGTCATCGACGATGACGACTTGGTCCGCGAACTCCTCTCCGAACTCCTCCGTGCGGCCGGCCATACCGTTGTTCAAGCAGGGGGCGGCCTGGAAGGGATTCGTCTTTTCCAGCAAGGGAGCTTCCATCTTGTCCTGACCGACCTTGGTATGCCGGAGTGCTCAGGTTGGGAGGTGGCTTCGACCATCAAGAAGATCGCTCCTCGCACCCCTATTGTGCTTATCACCGGGTGGGCACTTACGCTCGATCGGACGAAGCTCAGGGAGGCCGGGATTGATCTGGTCTTGAATAAGCCGTTCCAAATCGTTGACGTCATGGCGCTCGTCGCGGAGGGGCTAGAGCTTCGCGAAAAGATCTAG